Proteins co-encoded in one Brassica oleracea var. oleracea cultivar TO1000 chromosome C4, BOL, whole genome shotgun sequence genomic window:
- the LOC106338936 gene encoding uncharacterized protein LOC106338936, with protein MEVETKRNEEGKDVFDHFYVCFDVLRRSWKAMCRPLIGMDGTFLRGKTKGQLLVALGRDGDNSIYPIAWAVVQVENIPNWMWFVKHIKTDLGLGDGDGYIMVSDRQKELIKAVQLELPKMEHRMCVRHIYGNVKAKHGKKSDMKPYIWQLAWSYNEAVYKENLDKLFNYDSEVYADVMKTNPMTWVRAFFKLGNYCEDVENNSTESFNASIVCAREKPMVPMLDTIARLAMVRIASRYLIAQDHKSISTPYVVDILALEHKKASECTIYRSTNGMWLVNVDSCSYRVNLENRTCTCMRWDITGIPCEHGYGVILDRKLEAEDFVCHWFRTTVWRRTYEEGITPLRGARFWPTSSAPEVHPAPEPYQPGRKKKKDNKRKKGKNESPVKKKPKALKRIMHCGLCGAPNHNIRFHKEGPHKKV; from the exons ATGGAAGTCGAGACCAAGAGAAATGAGGAAGGAAAAGATGTGTTCGACCATTTCTATGTGTGTTTCGATGTGCTTAGGAGATCATGGAAAGCTATGTGTAGACCTCTTATTGGGATGGATGGCACATTCTTAAGAGGGAAAACTAAAGGACAGTTGTTAGTGGCTCTTGGTCGAGATGGGGATAATTCAATCTACCCCATTGCTTGGGCAGTTGTTCAAGTAGAAAATATTCCAAATTGGATGTGGTTTGTGAAGCATATCAAGACAGACTTGGGTTTAGGAGATGGTGATGGATATATTATGGTCTCTGATCGTCAGAAG GAACTGATCAAGGCAGTTCAGTTGGAGCTTCCGAAGATGGAGCATAGAATGTGTGTTCGACACATTTATGGAAACGTGAAAGCTAAACATGGAAAGAAGAGTGACATGAAGCCATATATTTGGCAACTTGCATGGAGCTACAATGAGGCGGTGTACAAGGAGAATCTAGATAAGCTTTTCAACTACGACTCAGAGGTGTATGCAGATGTGATGAAGACTAATCCAATGACTTGGGTTAGAGCTTTCTTCAAGTTGGGGAACTATTGTGAGGACGTTGAGAACAACTCAACCGAATCTTTCAACGCCTCCATTGTTTGTGCCCGTGAAAAGCCAATGGTACCAATGTTGGATACCATTGCACGTCTTGCAATGGTGCGTATCGCTTCTAGATATCTGATTGCTCAAGACCACAAGAGCATAAGCACACCTTACGTGGTTGATATACTTGCTTTGGAGCACAAAAAAGCATCAGAGTGTACTATTTATAGAAGCACAAATGGTATGTGGTTGGTGAATGTTGACTCATGTTCTTACCGTGTCAATTTGGAGAATCGAACATGCACGTGTATGAGGTGGGATATCACTGGGATCCCTTGTGAACATGGATACGGTGTCATCTTGGATAGAAAACTAGAGGCTGAGGATTTTGTGTGTCACTGGTTTCGGACGACAGTGTGGAGGAGGACATACGAAGAGGGCATAACACCATTGAGAGGAGCACGATTTTGGCCAACTTCTTCAGCCCCTGAAGTGCATCCAGCTCCTGAGCCATACCAGCCTGGTCGCAAAAAGAAGAAAGACAACAAAAGGAAAAAGGGCAAAAATGAGTCTCCTGTGAAGAAGAAGCCAAAGGCGTTGAAGCGCATTATGCATTGTGGACTTTGTGGTGCGCCTAACCACAATATTCGTTTTCATAAGGAGGGACCCCATAAGAAGGTATGA